The following nucleotide sequence is from Dehalococcoidia bacterium.
GCTGCGACGGTGAGAAGACCCTCAGGGCCAGGGCCGTGCCGCCCGCTCCCGCGGCGAGGGCCGCCCCTCCCACCGCCGCCAGCGGCGCCCACACCGCCACTTCCAGAGCGCGGGCCACTCCGCCCGTCGTCAGCAGCAGGAGGCCCAGATTGGTCGCGGCCACCAGGAAGGGCAGCGGCCGCTGGCGGGTGGGCGGCAGTGAGAGGAAGAACGGCACCACCCGCAGGGAGACCCCCAGGGCGAACATGAGGACGAAGCCATAGGCCAGCGCGTCCAGCGCCGCCGCGTCCCAGTGGGCGGGAACGTAGGGCACGCCGTCCGCCCGGGCCCGCGCCGCCCCGGCCAACTGCAGCCCCGTCCCCGCGGCTAGCCACACGAGGGCGGACAGCAGGAACCAGTCATAGCTCTCCCGCCTGCCGCGCATGAGGGTGAGGGAGACGGTGGCTGCGAACAGCAGTGCCGCCACCGTTTGCAGAAAGGCAGCGGCGAGGAGCGCTGTTACCGATGCCGCCTGCGGCAGGGAGACGGCGCCAGCGCGCAGCGCAACTGCTCCTGCCCAGGCCAATGCGGTCGGTAGTCGGAGGCCTTGCAGAGCGAGGGGGACGGCCTTGAAGCGGGGTACGATGTGCAGCGCCATGCCCACGATGAACAGCCCCAGCCAGCCCATGAGCTGGGCCTGTCCGTGGGCCTGGACAGCAGCCGTCCAGCGGGCATCCAGCCGCCCGTCGGCGGCCATTAGCGCCAGGATCGCCCCCAGAGGGATGCCGCCCAGCGCCGCTGCCACCGCCAGCCCTATGGGCAGGACTGCGAAGGGGAGGCGCCTGTCGACTGGAGCCCTGCTCTCGGCTACCCGCACGGAAGCGATGTGCTCCTGCAACTCGGCGATGAGCCGCTCCGGGTCTACCTTGTGCACCAGGGCGAAGAAGACCAGCGGCTCATCGGGGCCGTAGGGACCGCCGCAGCCCATGATGCCGTGCCGCTCGAACACCTCGGCCGCGGTCGGGTAGCGACGCAGCACTTCTCGCACGCTGGTGCGGCGCTCGATGCGGAACCGGTCGTCGCCCTCCATCCTGCCCCCATTCTGGGACGAAGCCTGAAGCGCAGGCAGTGACTTCGGTCACAGACTGGGGCAAAGTCGACCCCTCAGGAGGGCCAGCTCATCAGGTAGAGGATGGGATAGAAGAAGACCCAGACCACGTCCACGAAGTGCCAGTACTTGACCGTAGCCTCCACCGGCCAGATATCTTCCCGCGTCGGGCGCGGAGCAGGGTGAGGACACCAGCGCCACGGCCAGAGCCGCTTGCAGGCGCATTCCGCCGGCAGAAAGCGGCCGGCCCTGGCATGGGCCAGGACTATGGCCAGCAGCAGGATGCCCGAGGCCACGTGCGAAGAATGCAGGCCCGTCATGGCGAAGAAGGCGGTGCCGAAGCGGTCGGAGGGCCGGAAGTGGGCCCGCGACCACTCCAGCCCCACCCCGGCCATGAACAGCAGCCCCAGGACGATGGTGGCGCCGAGGTAGCGGACCAGCCGCGTCCGGTCGCCCTCCTCGGCGGCGGCCTCGGCCAGATAGGCAGTCAGCGAGCTGGTCAACAGCACCGAAGTGATGGCCAGCCCGAGGGCCTGGTCGACGTGTCCGGGCTCCAGGCCGGCCAGAAAGAAGCGGCTGGAGGCAACCGCCCCGAACAGGAAGGCCTCCGACAGGAAGAAGAGCCACAGGCCCCACTGCCGTATCCGCAGCTTCAGGGCCGGGCCGAGACCGTGGACCTCCGCCGCCAGCGCCGTCTCCATGGCTCAGTCCTCCCGCCACAAGCGGTAGACGTGCTGGAAGTAGTACATGATGGCGGCCGCCTCGGCCAGGTTTATGGCCAGCAGCACGGGCACGTTGGCCGCCATGGCCTGGGCGACCAGGTACTCCACCACAGTCTGGGCCAGCAGGAATACGGCCATGAAGACTGCTACCTGCCGGTGCGTCCTCAGGCCCAGGAACAGGGGGCGCCTGCGGTCGGCCTCTCGCTCGCCGTTCATCGTTCGCCCTCCGCGTGCGCTGCTCCGGCCACGCCCAGCACGGCATGGGCCGGAGCGCCCGGTATGCCATAGTCATAGGGCCCGCCCACCACCACGGGCGGGGCAGGGAAGTTCTCGGCCGGTGGAGGCGACGGCACCTGCCACTCCAGAGTGCGGGCGCCCCAGGGGTTGGCAGCCGCCCTCGGCCCCCGCAGCAGCGACCAGGCCATGTTCGCGACGAAGAACAGGAAGCTGGCGCCGGTGAGGAAGCCGGCAGCGCTCACGAACAGGTTCACGTCCTGCAATTCGGGGCTGTATACGGCTACCCTCCGGTTCATTCCGTGCAGGCCCAGCCAGAACATGGGCAGGAAGGTCAGGTTGAAGCCGACGAACATCGTCCAGAAGTGGGCCTTCCCCAGCCACTCCCGGAACATGCGGCCTGTCATCTTGGGGAACCAGTAATAGACCGCCGCCAGCAGAGCGAAGATCTCGCCGCCGATGATGGTGTAATGGAAGTGGGCCACCACGAAGTAGGTGTCCGACAGGTTGATGTCCGTGGGCACGTCGGCCAGAAAGATGCCTGTAATCCCGCCGATGAGGAAGTTGAAAATCGCCCCCAGGGCGAAGAGCATAGGCGTCTCCAGACGCAGCCTGCCCATCCAGACGGTGCCCAGCGCCGACAGGAACACCAGGCCAGTGGGGATGGAGATGGCCTCTGTGGTGACCAGGAACGCCCCTAAGAAGGGCACGTCGCCCGTGGTGACGAACATGTGGTGCGCCCATACCAGGCCGCTCAGGACGACGATGCCCAGGAATCCGCCCACCGCCCAGCGATAGGCGAAGAGAGGCTTGCGAGAGAAGTGGGCCAGCACCTCCAGCAGTAACCCGAATCCAGGCACCACGAAGATGTAGACCGCCGGGTGGGAGTAGAACCAGAACACGTGCTGGTACATGAGCGGGTGGCCGCCCGTCTCCGGCCGGAAGAAAGAGGTGCCGACAATGCGGTCTAGCATCACCATGAGCTGCGAGGCAGCGAAGGCCTGGGTGAAGGTCAGCGAGAGAATGGATGCCGCGAACACCGACCAGACGAAGATGGGTAGCCTGCCCCAGGTCATTCCCGGCGCCCGCATGAAGGCGATGGTCACTAGAAAGTTCAACCCGCCCAGGATGGACGACAGCCCGAAGGTGATGATGGCCAGGGCGAACAGGAGCTGGCCGGGCGCGTTGACCACCGACAGGGGCGGGTAGGCAGTCCAGCCCGAGTCCCAGCCGCCGACCGCCTGGGCCGTGAGCAGCAACACGGCCACCGGCGGCACCAGCCAGTAGGTGAGAGCGTTGAGGCGAGGGAAGGCCATGTCGCGGGCGCCGATCATGAGCGGCACCAGGTAGTTGCCCAGCCCGCCCAGCACCACCGCCACCGCCACGGCGATCATCAGGATCCCGTGCAGGCTCATCACCTGGTTGTAGACGCCGTCGTCCATGAGAGCGCCCTGAGGGCTGGTGAGATGGTAGCGCACCAGCATGGCCATCAGCCCGCCGATGAGCATGACCGCCACGAACGTGACCAGATACTGGACGCCGATGACCTTGTGGTCGGTGG
It contains:
- a CDS encoding DUF1858 domain-containing protein is translated as MEGDDRFRIERRTSVREVLRRYPTAAEVFERHGIMGCGGPYGPDEPLVFFALVHKVDPERLIAELQEHIASVRVAESRAPVDRRLPFAVLPIGLAVAAALGGIPLGAILALMAADGRLDARWTAAVQAHGQAQLMGWLGLFIVGMALHIVPRFKAVPLALQGLRLPTALAWAGAVALRAGAVSLPQAASVTALLAAAFLQTVAALLFAATVSLTLMRGRRESYDWFLLSALVWLAAGTGLQLAGAARARADGVPYVPAHWDAAALDALAYGFVLMFALGVSLRVVPFFLSLPPTRQRPLPFLVAATNLGLLLLTTGGVARALEVAVWAPLAAVGGAALAAGAGGTALALRVFSPSQPSHVADEQTLHRKFVRAAYGWLLLALGVQAWLSVRAALGQEPGWLEAGAARHLLLLGFATQMVFGIAYRALPVFLGVRLASPRLADATFVLVNVAAITRAMPPLVSADGGGGMWSHVAGAGLPATAAVLLFGYNLQAMVVAAWRRLRKWEEGLPLREVREVSEPTAVTADMTVAQVIERVPGALELLIERGFTPLSDPNLRAALAPTITLKGACELRGVDLDALLRDLNELARRGQRGETS
- a CDS encoding cytochrome c oxidase subunit 3; this translates as METALAAEVHGLGPALKLRIRQWGLWLFFLSEAFLFGAVASSRFFLAGLEPGHVDQALGLAITSVLLTSSLTAYLAEAAAEEGDRTRLVRYLGATIVLGLLFMAGVGLEWSRAHFRPSDRFGTAFFAMTGLHSSHVASGILLLAIVLAHARAGRFLPAECACKRLWPWRWCPHPAPRPTREDIWPVEATVKYWHFVDVVWVFFYPILYLMSWPS
- a CDS encoding cbb3-type cytochrome c oxidase subunit I, which codes for MAEAVATEAKVGLWEGLFYVRRGLLWGLVGFGIGAGLAALFRVVTGSSAWWIEHNVTVGYVFGLVGWLLGVGMWERWAREWLGLPTAPDPAGWRRYFAFTTDHKVIGVQYLVTFVAVMLIGGLMAMLVRYHLTSPQGALMDDGVYNQVMSLHGILMIAVAVAVVLGGLGNYLVPLMIGARDMAFPRLNALTYWLVPPVAVLLLTAQAVGGWDSGWTAYPPLSVVNAPGQLLFALAIITFGLSSILGGLNFLVTIAFMRAPGMTWGRLPIFVWSVFAASILSLTFTQAFAASQLMVMLDRIVGTSFFRPETGGHPLMYQHVFWFYSHPAVYIFVVPGFGLLLEVLAHFSRKPLFAYRWAVGGFLGIVVLSGLVWAHHMFVTTGDVPFLGAFLVTTEAISIPTGLVFLSALGTVWMGRLRLETPMLFALGAIFNFLIGGITGIFLADVPTDINLSDTYFVVAHFHYTIIGGEIFALLAAVYYWFPKMTGRMFREWLGKAHFWTMFVGFNLTFLPMFWLGLHGMNRRVAVYSPELQDVNLFVSAAGFLTGASFLFFVANMAWSLLRGPRAAANPWGARTLEWQVPSPPPAENFPAPPVVVGGPYDYGIPGAPAHAVLGVAGAAHAEGER